One segment of Daphnia magna isolate NIES linkage group LG2, ASM2063170v1.1, whole genome shotgun sequence DNA contains the following:
- the LOC116917044 gene encoding uncharacterized protein LOC116917044, with protein sequence MKDPDGVSSNRPSAIKTRSNSGAGLGGVEAIFLSSADADEEGTGGEKTSIVTQELWRQKHAQQEEEAQRTKKDLSWKKDQQKQQWADASQKQDQPRAKDDKRVSNKQAAEQRTPGESTSSGKRTKQKHQQKHADAEEVEADRQPPSASGRNSLRKTRSVTDVDGERESQVSSAASSAAARHGGRRMSISVASAHHQYSMGSSSRDSSRRSSAASIVISVSRPDSPLPHLIQRIGEESLSIEFLRFRRTATAVHSASKFRHPHIVVVQAADGTANVKMSGQETAANLIRMHKERRNSVPTVPRLDLKEENEKDKGKHKKNKDGSLATSNKRLADGQQSRRNRRRRSSTGSSIQGFYMPASRPSSAMAADAATFDPAASRPSSAATIVQLGKLSRPWTPARSPSPVSGAGSANRYGAGSRNLFRSRTPTSMATPLQALNTKVNNILGCASNILDFYQLRPDIKKEPDQHRQNRLLKSMKMNEAAKADDKKEETAQSRLIKFRKKAGQQADNQRDAKLVVKSAGHQPVARAAPAETSKRNQKQQANAQKAASKADGREKVVAPQTGKATQEPEVDEQRTKQEKSQRHQKASDKDVSKSDTKLPMLPPSMTATQKAFNSLSLKMSKHKKTAPPGNLSVTAGGGSCVSLNSAVSSHSSGTNPQTKAMPLLKSMMEKQKAKTTIVAAVAFSAKSSTSSMTKFKIKKVMKMAKTAGLVARRKPINTSSHNQSTPNNASGQGPPTLVNFFKRSNRTNNADSRVPIKYETFTDKDRAAAVLLGDADIKTTLEKQLKSERGRYVLPKESPAQVYLAQADFEMRIGGLATAKNLLNKALELQPGDKNALCSRSRCRLQMGDTKGALDDAEEALTNDSSYVRATYQKAEVLYQMGRFEEALVFYHKGCKQRPDMELFHQGVRKAQEAIEISLGVKPPTLHQQQQYRSTTSSSKRNTTWAKGSSSRLPPLGKNSMAGGHQMNQFSQQLEQRLWPAGQGTHRDSSLLGDLHVDKIYLERLLENPGLHNQSASSLKIIHHAKETLEYLKGRENFWKQQQPFHIVYTKERTNIKTHHRRRRRIPSSNDNTTSTEDSTSDTKQSGDASSSRDSGGGGSSSGNCTSRLAEEESSSSGASTEREEPPNARCSSDEVSRILAVAAEEDENECCDGNEDLEEWRQVVDDMTECIEKRQIGQCADIFLAKCCGWATRDEDLIGEIEAKMSLLRLHGQQQSQCKDDGNTNEKMHLAIEIAVLYLADGQQELSKTCAQQGLALAERTADVGALLQLWLLMAALEATSGNWDNVETCLIKARRIFNGETEENETESQNPGEVVNPGEGLSCN encoded by the exons ATGAAAGATCCAGACGGTGTGTCGTCTAATAGGCCATCAGCAATCAAGACGCGCAGCAATAGTGGGGCTGGATTGGGCGGCGTCGAGGCCATTTTCTTGAGCTCAGCCGACGCCGACGAAGAAGGAACCGGTGGAGAGAAGACGTCCATCGTCACCCAAGAGCTTTGGAGGCAAAAACACGCCCAGCAGGAAGAAGAAGCGCAACGTACGAAAAAAGACCTTTCATGGAAGAAGGACCAGCAAAAGCAACAATGGGCCGATGCGTCGCAAAAACAGGACCAACCGAGAGCCAAGGATGACAAACGAGTATCGAACAAACAAGCAGCCGAACAACGGACACCTGGCGAGTCGACGTCGTCGGGGAAACggaccaaacaaaaacatcaacaaaagCACGCGGACGCGGAAGAGGTTGAGGCAGACCGGCAGCCTCCCAGCGCCAGCGGCCGCAATTCTTTGCGCAAAACGCGGTCCGTGACGGATGTGGATGGAGAGCGCGAGAGCCAAGTCTCGTCGGCCGCGTCCTCGGCCGCGGCCCGGCACGGAGGTCGCCGCATGAGCATCTCCGTTGCCAGTGCGCATCATCAATATTCGATGGGCTCGTCTTCCAGAGACTCGTCTCGACGCAGCAGCGCCGCCAGCATCGTCATTTCCGTTTCGAGACCGGATTCGCCATTGCCGCATCTCATCCAGCGCATAGGCGAAGAAAGCTTGTCCATAGAGTTCCTACGATTCAGAAGAACGGCCACAGCTGTTCATTCAGCCTCGAAATTCCGCCATCCGCACATCGTCGTCGTTCAAGCGGCCGACGGCACGGCCAACGTGAAAATGAGCGGCCAAGAAACGGCCGCAAACCTCATCCGTATGCACAAAGAGCGAAGGAACTCCGTGCCGACCGTGCCGCGTTTAGACCTGAAGGAAGAGAACGAAAAGGACAAGGGCAAACACAAGAAGAATAAAGACGGTTCACTGGCCACAAGCAACAAGCGTTTAGCGGACGGCCAGCAGAGCCGACGCAATAGACGCCGTCGTTCCAGCACGGGCTCAAGCATCCAGGGCTTCTACATGCCGGCCAGTAGGCCGTCGTCCGCCATGGCAGCGGATGCGGCCACCTTCGATCCCGCCGCGTCCCGTCCTTCCTCGGCCGCTACCATAGTCCAACTGGGCAAGTTGTCGAGACCTTGGACGCCGGCCCGTTCGCCGTCGCCCGTCTCGGGAGCCGGTTCAGCCAACAGATACGGCGCTGGAAGCCGAAACTTGTTTCGCAGCCGCACTCCCACATCCATGGCCACTCCGCTGCAGGCGCTCAACACCAAAGTCAACAACATCCTGGGCTGCGCGTCCAACATCCTCGATTTTTACCAGCTGAGACCCGACATCAAAAAGGAGCCGGACCAGCATCGTCAAAATCGTTTGCTCAAATCGATGAAAATGAACGAGGCGGCTAAAGCAGATGATAAGAAAGAAGAGACGGCCCAGTCCCGGCTGATCAAGTTTCGCAAAAAAGCCGGCCAGCAGGCGGACAATCAGAGAGACGCTAAACTGGTCGTCAAATCAGCCGGCCACCAGCCGGTCGCGCGCGCAGCACCGGCGGAAACGAGCAAACGAAACCAGAAACAACAGGCCAATGCACAAAAAGCGGCGAGCAAAGCAGACGGCAGAGAAAAGGTGGTCGCACCGCAAACAGGTAAAGCGACCCAAGAGCCGGAAGTAGACGAGCAAAGAACTAAACAAGAAAAGAGCCAAAGGCATCAGAAGGCATCGGATAAAGACGTGTCGAAAAGCGACACCAAACTGCCAATGCTGCCGCCATCGATGACAGCCACCCAAAAGGCTTTCAACAGTTTGTCGCTGAAAATGAGTAAACACAAGAAAACGGCACCGCCGGGAAATTTGTCCGTCACGGCCGGTGGCGGTTCGTGCGTGTCGCTCAATTCGGCCGTGTCTTCGCACTCGTCGGGCACCAACCCCCAAACCAAAGCGATGCCCCTGTTGAAATCGATGATGGAGAAGcagaaggcgaagacgaccatCGTGGCAGCCGTCGCTTTCTCGGCAAAGTCGTCGACATCGTCGATGacgaaattcaaaatcaaaaaagtGATGAAAATGGCCAAAACGGCCGGACTCGTCGCCCGCCGAAAGCCGATCAATACGAGCAGTCACAACCAGTCGACGCCAAACAACGCGAGTGGCCAAGGTCCGCCGACGTTGGTCAACTTTTTCAAGCGCAGCAATCGCACAAACAACGCAGACAGTCGCGTCCCCATCAAATACGAGACGTTCACGGACAAGGATCGAGCCGCCGCCGTCCTCCTAGGAGACGCGGACATTAAAACGACGttagaaaaacaattgaaaagcG AAAGGGGGCGTTACGTGTTGCCAAAAGAGAGTCCGGCCCAAGTTTATTTGGCGCAAGCGGATTTCGAGATGCGGATCGGTGGATTGGCTACGGCAAAGAATTTACTCAACAAG GCATTGGAATTGCAACCGGGAGACAAAAATGCCTTGTGCTCACGGTCCCGTTGCCGATTGCAGATGGGAGACACCAAGGGAGCGCTGGACGATGCAGAGGAAGCTCTGACTAACGACAGTTCCTACGTTAGAG CTACGTATCAAAAGGCCGAAGTTCTCTACCAAATGGGTCGATTCGAAGAGGCGTTGGTCTTTTATCACAAAGGCTGTAAACAACGACCGGACATGGAGCTGTTCCATCAAGGTGTTCGCAAGGCCCAAGAAGCCATCGAAATTTCTCTAGGAG TCAAGCCGCCAACGCTGCATCAACAGCAGCAGTATCGCAGCACCACTTCGAGCAGTAAAAGAAATACAACGTGGGCCAAAGGATCGTCGTCTCGATTGCCACCACTCGGAAAGAATTCAATGGCCGGTGGCCACCAAATGAATCAGTTTAGTCAACAACTGGAGCAGCGACTATGGCCAGCAGGACAGGGCACTCATCGAGACTCTTCTCTGCTCGGAGATCTTCACGTCGACAAAATTTACCTGGAAAGGTTACTCGAAAATCCAG GGTTACACAATCAGAGCGCGTCCAGCCTGAAAATCATCCATCACGCCAAGGAGACTCTAGAGTACCTGAAGGGAAGGGAGAATTTTTGGAAACAACAGCAACCGTTCCACATTGTTTATACAAAAGAACGGACCAACATCAAAACG CATcatcgacgacgacgacgcaTTCCTTCGTCAAATGACAACACGACATCGACCGAAGACTCGACAAGCGACACCAAACAATCAGGAGACGCAAGTAGCAGTCGCGATAGCGGCGGCGGTGGTAGCAGCAGTGGCAATTGCACTAGCCGTTTGGCGGAGGAAGAGTCGTCATCGTCGGGAGCCTCAACTGAAAGAGAGGAGCCGCCGAACGCTCGCTGCTCATCGGACGAAGTGTCGCGAATTCTAGCCGTTGCTGCCGAAGAAGATGAGAACGAATGTTGCGACGGTAACGAGGATTTGGAAGAATGGCGACAAGTGGTCGACGACATGACTGAAT GCATCGAGAAGCGGCAAATTGGGCAATGTGCCGACATCTTTCTAGCCAAATGTTGCGGATGGGCGACTCGAGACGAGGATTTGATTGGCGAAATCGAAGCTAAAATGAGTTTGCTGCGACTACACGGCCAGCAACAAAGCCAATGCAAAGACGATGGCAATACTAACGAAAAAATGCATTTGGCCATCGAAATAGCCGTCCTCTACTTGG CCGATGGGCAACAAGAGTTGTCCAAGACTTGCGCTCAACAGGGCTTAGCATTGGCCGAACGGACAGCCGATGTCGGCGCTCTCCTACAACTTTGGCTACTCATGGCGGCGTTAGAAG CGACGAGCGGCAATTGGGACAATGTCGAAACCTGTTTGATCAAAGCTCGGCGCATTTTCAACGGGGAAACTGAGGAGAACGAAACAGAGTCGCAAAATCCCGGCGAGGTCGTCAACCCTGGAGAGGGTTTGAGCTGCAATTGA